In Anaerobacillus isosaccharinicus, one genomic interval encodes:
- a CDS encoding IS3 family transposase, whose translation MEAHKNEHAVSKMCKVLGVSTSGYYVYLRRLRREETEREKMNRYIDERIKFHFHDNLGTYGAPRIHRKLIKEKIIVSNKKVSNRMRDLELRATPLPKYCQTTDSDHDKEVRKNVLKRNFLPCAPNKVWGTDITYIHTGEGFIYFNPIMDLYSRRIISYAIDDSMDHTLPLRALKTAIKLRQPGEGWIHHSDRGSQYCANNYIEKLEEAKATISMSRKANPYDNACVESFFASMKKEYIYKFAFQTKAEAIAAVKFYIEFYNRKRMHSTLDYATPIEYEEAYYEAQKEDATAHINTSA comes from the coding sequence ATTGAGGCCCACAAGAATGAACACGCCGTATCGAAGATGTGCAAAGTATTAGGTGTGTCAACGTCTGGCTATTACGTTTATCTCAGGCGTTTAAGACGGGAAGAAACAGAACGTGAAAAAATGAACAGGTATATTGATGAACGGATAAAGTTTCATTTTCATGATAATTTGGGTACTTATGGTGCGCCGCGTATTCACAGAAAATTAATCAAAGAAAAAATCATAGTTTCAAATAAAAAGGTATCTAATCGTATGAGAGACCTAGAGCTAAGAGCTACTCCTCTACCTAAATATTGTCAGACTACAGACTCGGATCATGATAAGGAAGTACGTAAAAATGTTCTAAAACGAAATTTCCTCCCTTGTGCTCCTAATAAAGTTTGGGGCACTGACATAACGTATATTCACACAGGAGAAGGATTTATTTACTTCAACCCAATAATGGACCTATACTCACGAAGAATTATAAGTTATGCCATTGATGACTCCATGGATCATACGTTGCCTTTGCGGGCCTTAAAAACGGCGATTAAACTACGTCAACCAGGAGAAGGTTGGATTCACCACTCAGATAGGGGATCTCAATATTGTGCAAATAATTATATCGAGAAACTAGAGGAAGCTAAAGCAACTATAAGCATGAGTAGAAAAGCAAATCCTTATGACAATGCTTGCGTAGAGTCGTTTTTCGCTTCAATGAAAAAGGAGTATATATATAAATTTGCCTTTCAAACCAAGGCCGAAGCTATAGCTGCAGTGAAGTTTTATATAGAGTTTTACAATAGAAAGAGAATGCATTCGACATTAGATTACGCCACTCCAATAGAGTACGAAGAGGCGTATTATGAGGCGCAAAAGGAAGACGCCACTGCACACATAAACACCTCTGCTTAA
- a CDS encoding DUF5667 domain-containing protein yields the protein MSKSQVSLLKNVRNVLTTSIIATTFAFTSVTGQAYADNHELDTQVEETVQEGQIEDLSTEEEIITIEETESEDATKVETEDATTEVPTDETEEQKEEDATVEKDVETQNPSLIPGDFFYFVKILMENIQLALTFDNVKEAELLASFAEERIKEVEALLANGEEDLAHEILQKAIEQQELALAKYEQTEQATEETPVEEDGTEEEAAIVEDEVEEATEEIQENDKVDPTRAALEAKFSANILALTAALEKIENPNAKEALQRNIAKAEEKLEKKLNKRLNKLVSKIDNVETSNETAAEVELPPTELEEQEEVQEGELADEVVITTLAQDKTTELKQASAKREASKEQKKADKKADENKREASKKQEDADKKADENKREASKKQEDADKKADENKREASKKQEEADKKADENKREASKKQEEADKKADENKREASKKQEEADKKADENKREASKKQEEADKKAENEQPEEAKKKSEEADKSTEKQKEDKKDNNNKGKKE from the coding sequence ATGTCAAAAAGCCAAGTATCATTGTTGAAAAACGTTCGTAATGTTCTTACGACAAGTATTATTGCAACAACATTCGCATTTACTTCTGTAACTGGACAGGCTTATGCAGACAATCATGAGCTAGACACCCAGGTTGAAGAAACTGTACAGGAAGGTCAAATTGAAGATCTTTCAACTGAAGAGGAAATAATAACGATTGAAGAAACTGAAAGCGAAGATGCAACAAAAGTCGAAACTGAGGATGCTACAACTGAAGTACCTACTGACGAAACAGAAGAGCAAAAAGAAGAAGATGCGACCGTTGAGAAGGATGTAGAAACACAAAATCCATCCCTAATCCCCGGTGACTTTTTCTATTTTGTAAAAATATTAATGGAAAATATTCAACTAGCCTTAACATTTGATAACGTTAAAGAAGCTGAATTACTAGCTTCATTCGCTGAAGAGCGTATCAAAGAAGTAGAGGCACTTCTTGCTAATGGTGAAGAGGATTTAGCCCATGAAATACTTCAAAAAGCTATTGAGCAACAAGAGTTAGCTTTAGCAAAGTATGAACAAACAGAGCAAGCAACAGAGGAAACGCCAGTTGAAGAAGATGGTACTGAAGAAGAAGCAGCTATTGTTGAGGACGAGGTTGAAGAAGCTACTGAAGAAATTCAAGAAAACGATAAAGTAGATCCGACTCGCGCAGCACTTGAAGCAAAATTCTCAGCAAATATTCTTGCTTTAACAGCAGCTTTAGAGAAAATTGAGAACCCTAATGCAAAAGAAGCACTCCAAAGAAACATTGCCAAAGCTGAAGAAAAATTGGAAAAGAAACTTAACAAAAGGTTAAACAAACTTGTTAGTAAAATAGATAATGTTGAAACTAGCAATGAAACTGCTGCAGAAGTTGAACTACCACCAACTGAACTTGAAGAACAGGAAGAGGTTCAAGAAGGTGAACTTGCTGATGAAGTTGTCATTACCACTCTAGCTCAAGACAAAACCACTGAATTAAAACAAGCTAGCGCTAAGCGTGAAGCTTCAAAGGAACAAAAAAAGGCCGATAAAAAGGCTGATGAGAACAAACGTGAAGCTTCAAAGAAACAAGAAGATGCTGATAAAAAAGCTGATGAGAACAAGCGTGAAGCTTCAAAGAAACAAGAAGATGCTGATAAAAAAGCTGATGAGAACAAGCGCGAAGCTTCAAAGAAACAAGAAGAAGCCGATAAAAAAGCTGATGAGAACAAGCGCGAAGCTTCAAAGAAACAAGAAGAAGCCGATAAAAAAGCTGATGAGAACAAGCGCGAAGCTTCAAAGAAACAAGAAGAAGCCGATAAAAAAGCTGATGAGAACAAGCGCGAAGCTTCAAAGAAACAAGAAGAAGCCGATAAAAAGGCTGAAAACGAACAGCCTGAAGAGGCTAAAAAGAAATCCGAAGAAGCCGATAAAAGTACGGAAAAACAAAAAGAAGATAAAAAAGATAACAATAATAAAGGTAAAAAGGAGTAA
- a CDS encoding acyltransferase, with protein sequence MKRDQIEEIVYMRGIAMLAVVLIHISVVGYRAVDITSSSYPIYMFMNRFFRFGTPTFIFITGLVMFYGYYYKQINGAFLKKFVKSRLLFIFVPYLVWALFYKVYRILAIPNLPYTTKEFWVAFFEKVLHGTSFYHFYFFIVLIQLYLIFPVLLYMAQKWKWFRYSLPLIGLVVQVGMYVSNYYWKWMPSSGSFFASFFLYFCLGAFIGIYFEQITTFLKKKYVVAMTLVMVIIGTLYVWNFHRLIEGLLQRSPLVIEFTFFIFASISAVTLLGITRYFVKEGPALLRKPLKQLGLFSFGIFLVHPLVINLLDYLLIWEGSRVFHVGTVLRFILTVAISYLLIYVTNRYVPFSSYIVGKYGKASRVVEVTKKPELKQSI encoded by the coding sequence ATGAAAAGAGATCAGATAGAAGAAATTGTCTATATGCGCGGGATTGCGATGTTGGCAGTGGTGCTGATTCATATTAGTGTTGTTGGTTATCGGGCAGTGGATATTACGTCAAGCTCATATCCAATATATATGTTTATGAATCGTTTTTTTCGGTTTGGAACGCCGACATTTATCTTCATTACTGGATTAGTGATGTTTTATGGGTATTATTATAAACAAATAAACGGGGCGTTTTTAAAGAAGTTTGTTAAAAGTAGGCTTCTCTTTATTTTTGTCCCATATTTAGTTTGGGCGTTGTTTTATAAGGTGTACAGAATTTTAGCCATTCCTAATTTACCTTATACAACAAAGGAGTTTTGGGTCGCCTTTTTTGAAAAAGTTCTTCATGGTACGTCATTTTATCATTTTTATTTCTTTATCGTCCTTATTCAGCTTTATTTAATTTTTCCAGTTCTACTGTATATGGCACAAAAATGGAAATGGTTTCGATATTCATTGCCGCTTATCGGTTTGGTTGTGCAAGTAGGTATGTATGTGTCTAATTACTACTGGAAGTGGATGCCAAGTTCGGGATCATTTTTCGCTTCATTTTTCCTTTATTTCTGTCTCGGAGCATTCATCGGAATTTATTTTGAACAAATTACGACGTTTTTAAAGAAAAAATATGTTGTTGCGATGACGCTAGTAATGGTTATTATCGGAACCTTGTATGTCTGGAATTTCCACCGCTTAATCGAAGGGTTACTACAAAGGTCTCCCCTTGTCATTGAATTTACATTCTTTATTTTTGCGAGTATTTCTGCTGTTACATTACTAGGAATTACGAGATATTTTGTTAAGGAAGGACCAGCTTTATTGAGAAAGCCATTAAAGCAACTTGGCCTATTTTCTTTTGGAATTTTCCTAGTCCATCCATTGGTCATTAACCTATTAGATTATTTACTGATTTGGGAAGGTTCAAGGGTGTTTCATGTGGGGACGGTATTACGTTTCATTTTAACAGTGGCAATAAGCTATCTTTTGATATATGTTACTAATCGGTATGTTCCCTTTTCGTCGTATATAGTTGGAAAATATGGCAAAGCCTCTCGAGTTGTTGAGGTGACGAAGAAACCAGAGTTAAAACAGTCAATTTAG
- a CDS encoding S-layer homology domain-containing protein: MKKKLLISLIVFVMLMAPMTTFGAQQDDGITRGEFFNLVVEHLNLETASLNRELPIDVKEGSEYVNAVKVLMSRGIINGFPDGTVRLDQKVTNREAAYIIARFLNIEDKNALSALAKEFSVSFEGEFISVDRAKKIVQATLSSDEKALKWIEKMTIVQSEATSFRSSADMIMSMMMDAGDLDQELEMPTNMNMKSSLVMDFNVLEGLHQIMTMSMPMGLPGMPDMEMKMEQYFVPEGIFMKIDDPETGEAMWMDMSETMPYSFEELMLMNQDSLQLSLELNNKFFFYRDLGTEEVNGKVMRKIKMDGKINSLTEMMGMLNNVLQDDSLIPLDGELPDMKMGMSGYIWIDEETALPYRQTIDMSMKYTEVTDELVMPIDMTIFMDMIFTDFNEVNGIALPEEAKNAEKLSALQ, from the coding sequence ATGAAGAAAAAGTTACTAATTTCCTTAATTGTATTTGTAATGTTAATGGCACCAATGACTACTTTCGGAGCACAGCAAGATGATGGTATAACGAGAGGGGAATTTTTCAACCTCGTTGTTGAACATTTAAATTTAGAAACAGCAAGCTTGAACAGAGAACTTCCTATTGATGTCAAGGAGGGTTCTGAGTATGTGAATGCCGTAAAGGTATTAATGAGTAGAGGGATCATAAATGGTTTTCCAGATGGAACGGTTCGTCTTGATCAAAAGGTAACAAATCGAGAGGCTGCTTATATCATTGCTAGATTTTTAAATATAGAGGATAAAAATGCACTTTCTGCTTTAGCTAAAGAATTTTCGGTTTCTTTTGAAGGTGAATTTATTTCGGTTGATAGAGCAAAGAAGATAGTTCAAGCTACATTAAGTAGTGATGAAAAGGCACTCAAATGGATTGAAAAGATGACAATAGTCCAAAGTGAAGCAACGTCATTCCGTTCTTCAGCTGACATGATCATGTCAATGATGATGGATGCAGGAGATTTAGATCAGGAACTTGAAATGCCAACAAACATGAATATGAAAAGTTCTTTAGTAATGGATTTCAATGTTTTAGAAGGACTTCATCAGATCATGACGATGAGTATGCCTATGGGACTTCCTGGTATGCCAGATATGGAAATGAAAATGGAGCAATATTTTGTTCCAGAAGGAATTTTCATGAAGATCGATGACCCTGAAACAGGGGAAGCGATGTGGATGGATATGAGCGAAACAATGCCATATTCATTTGAAGAATTAATGCTTATGAATCAAGACAGCCTTCAGCTTAGTTTAGAATTAAATAACAAGTTTTTCTTCTACCGTGATTTAGGAACGGAAGAAGTTAATGGCAAAGTCATGCGCAAAATCAAAATGGACGGTAAAATTAATTCTTTAACGGAAATGATGGGAATGCTTAACAACGTATTGCAAGACGATTCCCTTATTCCATTAGATGGTGAATTACCTGATATGAAAATGGGGATGTCTGGTTATATATGGATCGATGAAGAAACGGCTCTTCCATATCGACAAACAATTGATATGAGCATGAAATATACTGAAGTCACAGATGAATTAGTCATGCCAATTGATATGACAATTTTCATGGACATGATTTTTACCGACTTTAATGAAGTGAATGGAATTGCATTACCAGAAGAAGCTAAAAATGCTGAGAAGTTATCAGCTCTTCAATAG
- a CDS encoding nuclease-related domain-containing protein produces the protein MIKKERKKPLKVISLEAILGRLPLNYQNRPYIEDELGKAMAGWRGEQAIDFHLSFLPKEQTMILHDLRLEDNENRFFQIDTVLLSSKFHLILEVKNMAGTLYFNNDPQQLVQKLNNEEKAYQCPILLVERQRLQLQTFLKKFQIPEVPILTLVVISHANSVIKFAPNFYKAKQCVIHAAAIPDKISGIKAPFKNEILSQKELKKAARILVKNHQPLNKDYLEHFNIPKSDILPGVHCPKCRNLPMERKRGYWLCPSCQHSSKNAHIAAIYDYSLLINSKITNQAIREFLHLQSIFATTKLLNSLNLKKEGQFKGRSYFL, from the coding sequence ATGATCAAAAAAGAGCGAAAAAAACCGCTAAAAGTAATCAGTTTAGAAGCGATACTTGGGAGATTACCATTGAACTATCAAAATAGGCCATACATTGAGGACGAATTAGGAAAAGCGATGGCAGGTTGGCGTGGTGAACAGGCAATTGACTTCCACCTTTCGTTTTTACCAAAAGAACAAACTATGATCCTCCACGATTTAAGACTGGAAGACAATGAAAATCGATTTTTTCAAATAGACACAGTACTCCTCTCGTCGAAATTTCATCTTATACTAGAAGTGAAAAATATGGCAGGAACACTCTATTTTAATAATGACCCCCAACAGTTAGTTCAGAAATTAAATAATGAAGAAAAAGCTTATCAATGCCCCATCCTACTAGTGGAACGACAACGTCTGCAACTTCAGACTTTCCTCAAGAAATTTCAAATACCAGAGGTTCCAATCCTAACCTTAGTTGTCATCAGTCATGCAAATTCAGTCATTAAATTTGCCCCCAATTTTTATAAAGCAAAACAGTGCGTCATTCATGCAGCAGCAATCCCTGATAAAATAAGTGGCATCAAAGCACCCTTCAAAAATGAAATACTAAGCCAAAAAGAGCTAAAAAAAGCAGCACGCATATTAGTAAAGAACCATCAGCCACTTAATAAAGATTATCTTGAGCATTTTAATATTCCCAAATCGGATATTTTACCAGGAGTTCATTGCCCAAAATGCCGCAACCTTCCGATGGAGCGCAAACGGGGTTACTGGCTTTGCCCTAGTTGTCAGCACTCATCCAAAAACGCCCACATAGCGGCTATCTACGATTACTCTCTATTAATAAATTCAAAAATAACAAACCAAGCCATCCGCGAATTCCTCCATCTTCAATCTATTTTTGCAACGACAAAATTACTAAATTCACTCAATCTCAAAAAGGAAGGCCAGTTCAAGGGACGAAGTTATTTTCTGTAA
- a CDS encoding S-layer homology domain-containing protein, translating into MITNKRFIKKAVAMFLSAILFLGLLLPATPSFAEGEELRFLDVGPSSYAKEAVYAMAEVGMIRGMGNGYFGTTTELYRRDAIVLFARTLLWDLTNVKDPGFVDVKPSVSYYNAVAKAVELNVIKNTSNQFKPDEKVTRGEMALLLSAAFQLKIDPTSPVPLTDISGHKYEDAIKAVYQSGLAKGYIDNTFAPDRYVTRGDYVTFIYRNEQVKENIKLELERIEQERVDLETLKLKSFSANSANSLKVEFNKQVDLSNATFELKQGLVPRNLSSVELLEDKKSAILKLPSKLVEGEYIVSVISGEETFTAKVYIEKEKVAKIELLNDKAPLDGNTVIVSYKILNQYGEDITKQSTTPRVNWASNLGTVTASNGLLTIIGTTNTFKIGTKFTLTGIESQSNSYVTKEITVSSPAVTDKVTIKEIYHPEGKELDTGSSFTEYFLLIEAEDQYGNPVSATKFNREVTVTSSNPNVVNVSATAVSNKGPNADMIAVQLMAPAGNRVEGTATINMVIKQTTKTERFSVTVKKAATVSDIQLYQPEVVVTVNEVVEIPFVAFDQFGKEVHTFSGLNGLISLSATAGSLKFVNDFSTNKAKLKYSAPNTAGTHVLIAVTPNGALSTIRVDVKELAAPTIISSVESVVENLIINAQTSFSPKNLKVKDQYGRDFKLDASFFANYRIVLSAADGLADKVTGFGALTAEHSSLTLRGLLSGSEKIKVSIEKRTAPNAGVVTGSEIEFTMNVIDKSEITEYVVEDIGTIFDDGIATTHAVDLIVYGKKFDGSIVAVPSNMYTVITTDTGLIFRNGKLDANKVSGLSDTVKVVEKKVIITIDAAKGPVVISKNVLVTNETPEIVTIEASSTGLITVIGDELTGLAANLNTATKLFATLTFKDQYGVIVSPTVTASKVYATITNLEDLSTPTNNLAILGTNGSFASQLGLTNFHAGDKFIITFTTQNGTSISLKVVGN; encoded by the coding sequence ATGATTACAAATAAGAGGTTTATAAAAAAAGCAGTAGCGATGTTCTTATCTGCAATTTTGTTTTTAGGTTTACTGTTGCCAGCTACACCAAGCTTTGCAGAAGGCGAAGAGCTTCGTTTTCTTGATGTCGGTCCTAGTTCATATGCAAAGGAAGCAGTGTATGCTATGGCTGAGGTTGGCATGATTAGGGGGATGGGCAACGGTTATTTTGGGACTACGACTGAGCTATACCGTCGTGATGCAATTGTTCTATTTGCACGTACGTTATTATGGGATCTTACTAATGTAAAGGACCCAGGTTTTGTCGATGTAAAGCCAAGTGTATCCTATTATAATGCTGTCGCAAAAGCAGTAGAATTGAATGTAATTAAAAATACATCAAATCAGTTTAAGCCTGATGAGAAGGTGACAAGGGGGGAAATGGCCCTTCTATTAAGTGCTGCATTTCAACTGAAAATTGACCCTACGTCACCTGTACCGTTAACAGATATCTCTGGCCACAAATATGAAGATGCGATCAAGGCTGTTTACCAGTCTGGGTTAGCTAAAGGCTATATTGATAACACATTTGCACCAGATCGATATGTAACACGAGGTGACTATGTAACCTTTATCTACCGAAATGAACAGGTTAAAGAAAATATTAAGCTGGAGCTTGAAAGAATTGAGCAAGAGAGAGTTGATCTTGAAACGCTTAAGCTAAAAAGCTTTAGTGCGAATTCAGCAAATAGCTTAAAAGTAGAGTTTAATAAACAGGTAGATCTATCAAATGCAACATTTGAATTGAAGCAAGGACTAGTTCCAAGAAATTTATCAAGTGTTGAGCTTTTAGAGGATAAGAAATCTGCTATTCTAAAATTACCCTCAAAACTAGTAGAGGGGGAATATATTGTTAGTGTCATTTCAGGAGAAGAAACATTTACAGCCAAAGTATATATCGAAAAAGAAAAGGTAGCAAAAATTGAGTTACTAAATGACAAAGCACCGTTAGATGGAAATACTGTAATTGTTTCTTATAAAATATTAAACCAATACGGTGAGGATATAACGAAGCAATCAACAACGCCGAGGGTAAATTGGGCATCTAATTTAGGGACAGTAACGGCAAGCAACGGTCTCCTTACGATTATTGGAACGACCAATACGTTCAAAATCGGTACGAAGTTTACGCTAACTGGAATTGAATCACAATCAAATTCCTATGTAACAAAAGAGATAACTGTAAGTAGTCCAGCAGTTACGGATAAAGTAACAATTAAAGAGATATACCATCCAGAAGGTAAGGAGCTTGACACTGGGTCATCATTTACAGAATACTTCTTACTAATCGAAGCGGAAGATCAATATGGAAACCCAGTCAGCGCAACTAAGTTTAATAGAGAAGTCACAGTTACTTCTTCAAATCCTAATGTCGTAAATGTAAGTGCGACTGCTGTTTCCAATAAAGGTCCTAATGCTGATATGATAGCAGTTCAATTAATGGCACCTGCAGGAAATAGAGTAGAAGGTACTGCAACTATAAACATGGTAATTAAACAAACTACTAAAACTGAAAGATTTAGTGTAACAGTAAAAAAGGCAGCAACAGTTAGTGATATCCAGTTATATCAGCCGGAAGTAGTTGTTACTGTAAATGAAGTAGTAGAAATTCCTTTTGTAGCTTTTGATCAGTTTGGTAAAGAGGTTCATACATTTTCGGGATTAAATGGATTAATCTCTCTTTCTGCTACAGCAGGCTCGTTAAAATTTGTGAATGATTTTTCAACAAATAAAGCTAAGTTGAAATACTCCGCACCGAATACAGCAGGCACTCATGTGTTAATCGCGGTTACACCTAATGGAGCACTTTCAACAATTCGTGTTGATGTTAAAGAACTAGCAGCTCCAACTATTATCTCTTCAGTTGAGAGTGTCGTCGAAAATCTAATTATTAATGCACAAACTTCATTTTCACCAAAAAATTTGAAGGTAAAAGATCAATATGGAAGAGACTTTAAGCTAGATGCTTCATTTTTTGCGAATTATAGAATAGTATTATCAGCAGCAGACGGACTTGCAGATAAAGTTACTGGATTTGGTGCGTTAACAGCAGAACATAGCAGTTTGACACTTAGAGGCTTGTTAAGTGGATCAGAAAAAATCAAGGTTTCAATCGAGAAAAGGACCGCTCCGAATGCAGGTGTTGTTACTGGTAGTGAAATTGAATTTACAATGAACGTTATTGATAAGAGCGAAATAACTGAATATGTAGTCGAAGATATTGGAACAATTTTTGATGATGGAATAGCCACAACACATGCTGTTGACTTAATTGTCTATGGTAAAAAGTTTGACGGTTCAATAGTAGCGGTCCCTTCAAATATGTATACAGTTATTACAACGGATACTGGCCTTATTTTTAGAAATGGTAAGTTAGATGCAAATAAGGTGAGTGGATTATCAGATACAGTTAAAGTAGTTGAGAAAAAAGTAATCATTACAATCGACGCAGCAAAAGGTCCTGTTGTAATTAGCAAAAATGTATTAGTCACGAATGAAACTCCAGAAATTGTGACAATTGAAGCAAGTTCAACTGGATTAATTACTGTTATAGGAGATGAGCTTACAGGCTTAGCTGCTAATTTAAATACAGCAACAAAATTGTTTGCTACCCTTACGTTTAAGGATCAATATGGAGTAATCGTTAGTCCTACAGTTACGGCTTCAAAAGTGTATGCGACGATTACAAACCTAGAAGACCTATCAACGCCAACTAATAATCTAGCAATATTGGGGACAAATGGTTCCTTCGCAAGTCAATTAGGATTAACAAATTTCCATGCAGGAGATAAATTTATCATTACATTTACAACACAAAACGGAACATCAATCTCACTTAAGGTTGTAGGAAATTAA